GACGGGATGCTTATAGGTGCAAGTATAAACTCATCCGCAATCATAATAACCATAGATATTAACGGGGCAGATAAAAAACCTAACACCTATGGTAAGGATTGTTTTACTTTTAAAGTTGATAAAAAAATCGACAAACTTGTTCCCATGGGCGGAGAAGTTCAGGGAGGATATGAATATTGTTCCAAAAATTATCCTGAAAAGAACTCTAACGGTTTAGGCTGTACTTATTGGGCGCTAAAAGATATATGTCCTGACGACCCGAATAAGGGATATTGGGAATGCTTGCCAAACTAGTTGAGCGATAATCCTGCAGGGCAGGCGTTTGACTTATGATAGAGAAATACAAGGCTTAAGGCTAAGAGGTAAAAATCTCTTCGGCTTTCAACAGTTGATTATTTTGTTAAACGGTTTAATTCTTTTTTTATTGTTTCTGCGGGAATTGTTAGACAGTCTGTATTGCTGAGCGCTGTTTTGTAGTGAAGAATGGCTTTTTGCCTATCTTTGTTCTTAAGATACATTGCAGCTAAAATACAATATAAATCATAAAAATCGGGATTTTGTTCAAGCGCTTCTTCTATGCGCATTATTCCTGCCGTTATTTCACCCATAGAAATATAAATACTTGCTAAAGTCTTATAAGCCTCAATATCACGGGGGTTGGTTTTGAGCGTTTTTTCTATACATTCAAGCGCCTGTTCGGGATTATTTTCTTCAAGGCACATGCAGGCAAGATTGTAATATGCCCAGCCGTATTCGGGGTTGATTTTGACTACTTTATTGTAATGCTCTTTTGCTTTTTGCTTTTCGCCTGATTTTTTGTACTCATAGGCAAGGTAAAAATGCGCATAAGCATCTTCGCTATTGCATTCTATAGCCTTTAAAAAGTGGTTTATTGCAGATTTTGAATTATTTTTTTTAACGTATAAACATGCAAGATTGAAATGAGAATTGCCGTCCCTTTCATCAAGGATAAGCACTCTTTTGTACAAATCGACGGCTAAATCATGTTTTCCTGTTTGGTCGTATAAAAATGCTAAATTATAAATAAAATCAGCATCATCAGGTGAGAGTTCCATTGCTTTTTTGTATGCGATTTCAGCGTTAGCGTTGTCTTTCATTTTTTCATAAATAATACCTATGTTAAAATAAAGCTCACCTTCTCTTGGAAGAACTTCAACAAGTTCCTGAAATTTTTCAAGCGCTTTTGCCAAAAACCCGTCGTCTAAATAGGCAAAAGCAAGCTGTCTTTTTATATCCAAATCATCAGGTTTTTGTTCCAACAGTTTTTCTAAATTTTCTATTTGAAGATTTTCCATTCATTTCTTTCATGAAAGCTATTACTTACATATTAACAAATTCCGCTGCTTTAGACAAACAGTTTACTTTTATTCCAGCTCTTTTATATAAAGATTAACCGAGTTAGATAACAACTGTTCCTTCTCAAGTTCGGTGTATTTTTTCAGATAATTTACCGCTTCTTTTTTATTGCCAAGTTGGGCATAGCTCAAACCCGCGTACAAAATTGCATCGGAGTTTTTATTATCAGCTTGTATTTTTGCAAGCTGGGTTTGTAACTCTTGCTTGAGGGTGCCTTGTTTATCATAAAGTTTTATCAGGTTTCTATAATATGTCAAAAAGACGGGATTAAGCCTTATTGCCTGTTTATAGCAATCCCGGGCATTTCTGTAATCTTGCACTTTGAAATACAAATTCCCTAAATTATTGTAATAAGTAGCACTTGCAAGAGAGTTAGGGTTAAGCGCAATAGCTATTTTAAATTCATTAACCGCTGCGTTATAATATCCCATTTCCATATACATAATGCCTTTGTTATTTCTGAGCGCGGCATTGTTGGCGGCATTTATCGGTGCTGAAAAAATTTGCCCCTGCATAAAAAACAAACAAAATACTATTAAGATAATTGATTGGTATTGCATGATACATTCTCTAAAATTTCTTTAACCGCAAAAGCTTTATTTAATGTGTAAAAATGCAGTCCTTTAACCCCGTAATTTATAAGGTTATTAACTTGAGAAATACAAAATTCTATGCCTAGTTTTCTCACATAATCAAAATCTTCCTGATGCGCTAAAAGTTTTTTGTATAAATCCTGAGGCACTTTTGCTCCGCACATGGAAGTAATTTTTTCCATCTGCGAAACTTTGGTAACAGGCATAATCCCCGGAATGATAGGAACATTAATCCCGGCTTCCTGCGCTTTTTGGCAAAATTGAAAAAAGTCATCATTATCAAAAAACAGCTGTGTTATAACCACGTCCACACCTTCATCAACTTTGCGTTTAAGATTGGATATATCCTGGGCAAAAGTTTCCGCTTGCGGATGTTTTTCCGGATACCCCGCTGCAGCTATGGACAAGTTGGTCTGCGAGCGGATAAATTTTACAAGTTCATTGGCATAATCAAACCCGTTTTTTTTGCTCACAAAAGCTTTGCTGCCTAAAGGCGGGTCGCCCCTTAGCGCTAAAATATTGTTTATGCCGTTGTTTTCCACTTTTTTAATATAATCGCATACAGACTGCCTGTTGGCGTTTACGCATGTGAAGTGCGGCATTGGCGTTATATTAAGCTCATTTTTGATTTTTAAAACCAAATCAAAAGTTTTTTCCTGTGTAGAGCCACCTGCACCGTAAGTAACCGATATAAAAGACGGTGAAAATTTTTTTAAAATCTTAAGTTCAAAAAATAATTCGGCAAGTTTCTTCTCATACTCATCGTCTTCGCCTTTAGGCGGAAAAATTTCGTATGAAATAACGGGGGTATCGGGATTTTGCGAATATATTTGCGAAAGCTTCATTGTTCCTGTGGTTTACCTGCAGTACAAATAGAATATCAAAAAACTGATAAAGGTCAAATATATTTTATATTTTATTACGTTAAAACCCATGCCGGGGCAATTTTTTCAGGCAATTGTTTTTTATATAAATATATGGAACTTTAAAAATAATTAAACTCATAAAATAACAACTTAACACTACCTTCACACAACACATTAAAGCGAGAAATTAAGCAAAAGATGTGATTCCCCCCACCGGGGGATTTTTTTTGCGGATTTGCGGTGACAGCGCAAAAAAAAAGCTCTGAGAGAGCTTAAAATAGAGAGAGAGAAATAGAGAGAGATTATACGTTTTAATTCCATACAAAATCAACTTTACAAATTTATTGATTTCTTAAATTTTAAATATTTTTCAAATGCTTTTAAACCATCTAATGTATTCCCTGTACTTTAATAAAGTATTTCCCTTAAAAAAAATTGCCTAAATTTCTAAAAATATTTTGAACCGAAAATATATTAATAAAAAGTAATTCATAATCGGTTAAAATTTGAACAAAATTAGTTTGGACTGCAATGAAAAATTATCAGATTAAAATCGTTACGCCGCTTTTTACCTATGAAGAAAATCCGGGTAGGAATTTTGTTGTATATTCCGGCAAGATTTATGTAGTTAATACAAAAAAGTTGGATTATATTCTTGCACAAATAAAAATTTTGGGAGAAATGGTCTATGAATCATTGAATAACCCTGATTTTAATCTTACAGTCTGGCTTAACAAGAAAAAATTACTGAATGAGAATTTTCTTAACGAGATTTCCTGCTACTGCCTCAGGCAAAAAGATTTTCAAAGCAGTACGGTCATAAATTTTTTAAATAAAGATTACTGCATTGAAGAAAATATAAAGAATTTAATAGCGAATTATTTTAGAAAGATTATTAAATTTAATTTTTTTGATTCAAAAAAAGTTGAACTTAATGAGTTTGTGGAGTTTGCCCTGAATGATTATGATTTAATCAACTATATCTTCCATACACCTAATGACTGCATAGCTGAACTCCAAGCCATGTTTTTAAAACTGTACGGAAAAGAAATTACTAATTTGTTAAAGGATATCGATACACTTAGTATTTCACTTGAGGAAGACAAAAATTTTAACAAAGATTTATATATAAAAAAACTTATTAAAAACAGGAAGTATTTTTATCAGGAATGTTTAATCCCCGGCAGTGTTATCAATTTTTCTTTAGAAGCCGCACTTACCAATATTTTCTTTCATAAAATCAATGCTTATTTAGACTTCGGCGCTGAATTAACAACCAGAGAAATCCACTCTTATAAGAAAATGGGGGATGAACGCCATTTTCTAAACGGCAGCGGAAAACGGAATTATGATATTTCCTGTTATAATGACGAAAACTTCCGCTGCATTACTCTTGAAAATGACGCTGACAGCAATATTCTTAAACATTTAAAAAGCTGCAATGCTAATTTTTCCGATTCGGAATCCAGTTTTATGAGTTTGCTTTCATCGGAAAATCTGCAAAAAATAAAAAATACATTTTCATTTTATGATTTTAATTGCAAATGTATTTACATGGAGCATGAAAAAGCAAAATGTATCCTGCCTGTTTCTTTTGCCGCAATCTCTCAAGTTGCAACAGACTAATGATTATAGTACCTTTATTACATGATTAAAATTTGTAAAGCAACAGGCAAAAAATAGCAATTTTATTTATGTTTTTTCTTTATATATACAAGAATTTCAATTGTGTGAGGTAAAAATGTTTGTATCCCAAGTGGGTCATGTCTCTTCCCCCAAAGCTTTGAATAAGCAAACAGTTGCATTTAAAGGTCATAATCTTGTCAGTAATAATGAAGGTGAAAAGGTTTATCATTTTTATTTACCGAAAGTAAATTTTGATAAAGCTTCATTAGTGTATAAAACATGTTATCTGGATGATAACGGCAATATTGATGAAAGCATAGACCTGCCCGAAATTTCAAATGATATTCCTAAGGATAAAGGGTCTTATTCTCTTGATATTGATAGTTTAGATTTAACTGATAATCAGGTTTTGGTTTACAGATTTGTAATAGACGGCAAAGATTACAATGATACGGCGCCTTATATCCATTTTAACAATGTAAAATATAACATTACCGAACACCATTCTAAGAGTGTTATAACAAAACCTCAAACAATGTATCATCTTATGCCGGCTTATTTTAAGCCCGCAATAAATGGCAACGGCGCAACTCAGGACAAAAAAAGAGCGATTAATATTTTGGACGATGAACATTCCGCAGATGACAGGGATCTTGTTACTACTCATTTTACAAGATTTGACGGTAAATTAGGTAATATTACGGAAAACCTTGATTATTTAAAAGAAATGGGCTTTCATAAAATATTATCTACTCCGTTTTTCGGGCAGGATAATTTGTCCGCACACAAATATTGGACAACTAATCCTTTTCAAATAACGTCTGAATTCGGTACTATGGAAGATTACCAAAAATTACAGCAAGCATTGTTGGCAAGAAGTATGGGGATTTTAGCCGACGGTGCGTTTGTTAATGAAGGGCTGGAGGGCATGCACTTCAGAGATGTTTTATTACATGGAGAAAAATCACCGTTTTTCTACTGGTTTGATATAGATGCTACATTCCCTCAAAATCCTATTCAGTTAGGCGTATTACCCGTTAGTGAAAAAGCTTATCAAAATTATGATATAAGGATAGTAAACTCTCCTTATATTTGGGATGTTACACGTGACGGTCAAAAAGGCGTTGATTTTGGTAAAAAGAATGAAAAATATACAAGCAGCAAACCCACATATATTCAAATTTATGACAAACGTTTAGTAACGCAAGAGCAATTAAATTCTCCTGATTTAATAAAAAAATATGCTGTCAAAAGCTTAAATGACAAAGAAGAAATTAATTCCTGGATGGATTCCGTTCAGCTTTATTCCTTCCCTGTAAAGCCTGATAGAATTCAAGCTAAAGTCAAATCCGCAAAGCAGGATTCCTCCATTCCCGTAAAAGAATATCTGAGAGATTGGGATTATTTCAGACTGGCAACAGCTGATAAATCTTCAGGTATCAGATTGTGGAACGGAAATAAAGATACTTTAAAATTAAGACTGACTTTGCCTGAATCAAAGCTTCAAAAAATTTATGATGAAGCTAATACTGTTGAAGAAGCCGAAAGAAAAATTGAAGCAATACGAAAAGCCAATCAGGAAGTCAGAAATTATATAACTTCCATAGGCGCCTATTGGACTAAAAAAACAGCGGATATTTTGCTGGAGCATATAGCTTTAGCACTGCCCGGAACGGTAAGCTCTAAAGTATACAAAAACAAGATAGATAGCTTGGCAGGTACCTATTTGCCTGAAGCAGCCAGGAATATTTCCGAACAGGAAATTTCAAAGATTGTTGACGGTGAATGTGTTCCGGTTGAACTGTCTCCCGTACCTGAAACTATAGAAGAAACATTAAAAAGTTCTCCTTTGGAGGCGATTGAAGTAAATGACGATATTACCTCTATTTTCGCTTCCTCTAATTTTAAGCAGCTTGCAGACAGACATCTGTATAGCAAATCAAAAAGCATGGAATTTACGGCTTATCGTATATTTCAAATGATGGATGACGCTAATATTAATGCCGGACTTTATCTTCAGGATAGGGATTTAGGACCCGTAAATCTTAAACTGGTCAGGCTGATTGCTGATGAATTGGTAAGATTTTTAACAATAAAAGCTTTAGACCCTAATTTCCCCGCTGAAAAGATTTTCTCTTATGATGAAGAATCTATGAAAATGCTGAAGAAGATTACACTGGGTTCAATCGGGGTTAACGGCGTAACCCAAAACGAAAAAGCCGCACAGTTGGTAAGTATTATGAAGAAAAATATTAACAGATTATCAACTCAGGATTCTAATTTTTTGGTTAATCATTTTGCATACAGGCTTGCGCATATTAATTCCAATAAATTAAAAGTAGCGGAATATATTCTTGATAAAACAGAATCAGGACTGGGCTGGAGAATTGACGCTGCAAAAGATGTGGCTGAAATGGACGCTATGCTTGAAGAAGAAGCAGGCACAAGAGAAACCTGGGAAGAAGCCATAAAAATATGGAAAGACTTTAATGATGAAGTAAGTTTATACAACCCTCATGCCTACAGAATAGGCGAGGTTACAGATTCTGATATTGCCGCTCATAATGTTAATGAAAGATTTGCAAATCAAGGTGATTTGGAAAATAAATTTATTTCTCAAACCGGTTTTACGACTCAAACAAACTATAGTTTCTTATTTTCAGGCTTGCAAGCTTATTTGTCCGGTCACTCAGAATTGGGTTCAGCCAAACATGACAAAACCGCTGCCAGTATTATAGTAGAGAAATTGCTAAAAGGCTGGGATACTACACCGGGATTTTTGTACAGCGGGTCTAAAAACAACGTGGCTTATTCACACGTAGGGGTAGATAACCATGACAAACCAAGAATAGCAGACGGATTTAGCATAAATACAAAATTGGGCTATGACCATAGTATAGATGAAGAGGTATTGAAAGAGCTTGAAGAGGCATTTTTGTCGCACTCTCGTTATTACAAACGTTATATTGCGCAGATGAAAGAACAACCTGCTAATCAAGATAGAATAAATCAATTGAAAGAAGGACTTTTCCAAGAAATTGAGCCGCTTGCTTTGGCTAAAGAAGCAGCTATGCTTGAAAGCTTGAATGCTGCAATTCAATCAAAAAACAATAAAAACGAGCTATTGGAAGCTTTCACAAAGGCGCTGGACACATTAGCATCTAAAAATAACAGAAGCGGACACAAATTCGGCGCAAGACCGTTCGACTTCATCTATGACGAAGCATCCAAATTAGTTCCCGGCGGACTCGAAACTGAGTTTAAAAGTTTAAAACCCGCTGTCCATCAAGCGTATACCCAAAACGCAGCCCAAAGAGGTACTGAACTAATGAGATTAATGGTTGCGCTGCCCGGTACTCCTACAGTTTTTGCAGGTGATGAACTGCTTGAAACAGGCGGTGAAGATAAATCGAAAAATAATCATCTTCAAAACAGAGGCAGAGCTGCCTGGGAACGCTTAGATAATAACCAATATAAGCATGTTCAGAATTACAAAAATACAATCTCCAAAATATTAAACTTAAGAAATCAAAAAGATTTGTCCTGTTTAGTAAACGGCGATACTGTCGTGCTTAAAGAACAATCAGCGGACAATATAATAGGTCTGTACAGATATAACAGCGAAAATGACGCTATTATTCTTATGCATAACAAAGGGTTTGATAATTCCAGACGTAAATCTAAAGCAGCATCTGCGCAAATTGGGAAAATAGATTTACAAGAAGCCGCTTCCGTCCTGCATGAATTTGGCGGCAGAGAATATACGCAAGGATTACCCGGTAAACTTGAAAATGGTTCGGAATTTGTTGATGTATCAACTTTTGATAAAGACGGCAACGCACTTTATAAAAAATATTGTATTAACGCTGCAGGAGCGCTTGTCGGGGTTGATGCAGACGGAAATCATACTGATATAACGCTTGACAATGCTGTTACGATTTTAAAAAGAGTTAAATAATTAATCTTTGGTGCATAAGTACATAAAAAAAAGAGAAGCTAAAAAAGCTTCCCGTTTTTCCAAATCTCTCACCCAATCTGAAATTTCATCAATATTCAATCCCCTGACGTGCCATAACACCCATATCAAAGTAATGTTTGATAGGTTTCATTTCCGTAACCAAATGTGCCATAGCAACTATTTCGGGATGGGCTCTTCTTCCTGTAATAACTATCTCAATATTTTCAGGTCTTTTAAGGAGCGTTTCCTTAACTTCTGAAACCTTGATAAGTCCCATATCAATGCATATATTCAACTCATCCATTATCACCAATTGATATTCACCGCTGTTAATAGCTTCTTTAGCGTATTGCCAGCCTGTTCTTGCTTCTTTGTAATCATCTATACAAATATTGTGCGAATAAACCACTCTGTCCATTCCAAATTGAATAACTTTCAAGTTAGGAATTAATTTAGATGAAGCTATTTCACCGTAATAGTTGTCATCCTGCTGTCCTTTGGTAAATTGAATAATAAGTACCTTCCAGCCATGCCCCAATGCACGCAGCGCCAATCCCAATGATGCCGTAGTTTTTCCTTTACCGTCCCCAGTATAAATTTGAATATAACCGTGATCTAACACCCCGACTCCTCCACAAAATTTTGTCGTTCTCTTTAATTCATTAGTTGCAAAAATTTATCAACAAACAATGTATTGATATTTTATGAAATGTATTTTGATAGACCCTTAAATGTGAATAAAATCAACGTTGCAGATCATCAATCCATTAAAAACATCTTAGAACAAAATAGTACAACTTTGCAAACAATAATGCAATTTTTTGCTTATATTTTTACATTGTTTTTTTAACTAAAGACACAAAAGCTTACCTGATATAACTTTTACCTTAAATAAAAAGTTTTACAAAAAAAACATTAATATTTGTTAAAAAACTATTGCAATTCAATAATCATGGGTAACAACGGGTATGTTTAAAAAACAGGCAATATATTTAACATTTGTTAAATATAATTTATTCGTTATTTTGTTAAAATTCCCAATGCTTCTGCAGAAGAAACAGTTTGCTGCTGGGTTGTTTCAAGGTTTTTAACCGTGATTTTATTTGAGCTGATTTCATCTTCGCCTAAGATTAAAGCATATTGCGCACCTGATTTAACAGCTTTTTCCAACTGTTTTGAAAATTTCCTGTTTTGCATGTCAAATTCGACACATAATCCTTTGGCGCGCAAATTTTGAACAAGTTTAAGCGTTTCAGCCGTATTGTTTGAAACAACAAAGGCGTTGATAACTTGCGACGTATCCTGCTCAACGAGAGATAAAAGCCGCTCCATTCCCATGGCCCAGCCGACTGCCGGTGTCGGAGTGCCGCCGAGCATTTCAACGAGATTATCGTAACGTCCGCCTCCGCATACTGCGTTTTGGGAACCTAAATTGTTGCTTTTTATTTCAAATACGGTTCTGTTATAGTAGTCTAAGCCCCGCACTAACAGCTTGTTTACGGAATATTTTATATCCATTGTGTTTAAATATGACTTTAATTCTTCAAAATGCGCCTGACACTCTTCACAAATAAAATCCCCTGTTATTATTTTTCTTATATTTTCGGTTTTTAACAGTGTCTGGCATTCTTCGCTTTTGCAATCAAGCATTCTTAACGGATTTTTTTCATATCTTACTTTGCAATCATCACAGAATTTGTCGAGATTTTTGAAGATTTCTTTTTTAAGCTCGGTTGTAAAATTCTCACGGCATTTAGGACAGCCTAAAGAATTTATCTCAAGTTCTAAGTCCTTCAATCCTAATTTATGCAAAAATTCTATAGCTGTTAAGATTGCCTCGGCATCGGCAGCGGCTTCTTTTATTCCAAAAAGCTCAACCCCTGCCTGATGAAACTGTCTTTGGCGTCCTGCCTGAGGTCTTTCGTAGCGGAACATAGGACCTGTGTACCAGAGTTTCACAGGAGGAGAAAGCCTCTGCATATTGTGTTCGATAAAAGCCCGCACAACTCCCGCCGTATTTTCGGGACGAAGGGTGATATCGCGGTCTTTTTGTTTAAAA
This genomic window from Candidatus Gastranaerophilales bacterium contains:
- a CDS encoding tetratricopeptide repeat protein, coding for MENLQIENLEKLLEQKPDDLDIKRQLAFAYLDDGFLAKALEKFQELVEVLPREGELYFNIGIIYEKMKDNANAEIAYKKAMELSPDDADFIYNLAFLYDQTGKHDLAVDLYKRVLILDERDGNSHFNLACLYVKKNNSKSAINHFLKAIECNSEDAYAHFYLAYEYKKSGEKQKAKEHYNKVVKINPEYGWAYYNLACMCLEENNPEQALECIEKTLKTNPRDIEAYKTLASIYISMGEITAGIMRIEEALEQNPDFYDLYCILAAMYLKNKDRQKAILHYKTALSNTDCLTIPAETIKKELNRLTK
- the hisS gene encoding histidine--tRNA ligase, with product MIKAQKGTKDIILDESAKWQAVEKIARDIFAAANYKEIRTPIFESTELFTRGVGDSTDIVNKEMYSFKQKDRDITLRPENTAGVVRAFIEHNMQRLSPPVKLWYTGPMFRYERPQAGRQRQFHQAGVELFGIKEAAADAEAILTAIEFLHKLGLKDLELEINSLGCPKCRENFTTELKKEIFKNLDKFCDDCKVRYEKNPLRMLDCKSEECQTLLKTENIRKIITGDFICEECQAHFEELKSYLNTMDIKYSVNKLLVRGLDYYNRTVFEIKSNNLGSQNAVCGGGRYDNLVEMLGGTPTPAVGWAMGMERLLSLVEQDTSQVINAFVVSNNTAETLKLVQNLRAKGLCVEFDMQNRKFSKQLEKAVKSGAQYALILGEDEISSNKITVKNLETTQQQTVSSAEALGILTK
- a CDS encoding tetratricopeptide repeat protein is translated as MQGQIFSAPINAANNAALRNNKGIMYMEMGYYNAAVNEFKIAIALNPNSLASATYYNNLGNLYFKVQDYRNARDCYKQAIRLNPVFLTYYRNLIKLYDKQGTLKQELQTQLAKIQADNKNSDAILYAGLSYAQLGNKKEAVNYLKKYTELEKEQLLSNSVNLYIKELE
- the metF gene encoding methylenetetrahydrofolate reductase [NAD(P)H] yields the protein MKLSQIYSQNPDTPVISYEIFPPKGEDDEYEKKLAELFFELKILKKFSPSFISVTYGAGGSTQEKTFDLVLKIKNELNITPMPHFTCVNANRQSVCDYIKKVENNGINNILALRGDPPLGSKAFVSKKNGFDYANELVKFIRSQTNLSIAAAGYPEKHPQAETFAQDISNLKRKVDEGVDVVITQLFFDNDDFFQFCQKAQEAGINVPIIPGIMPVTKVSQMEKITSMCGAKVPQDLYKKLLAHQEDFDYVRKLGIEFCISQVNNLINYGVKGLHFYTLNKAFAVKEILENVSCNTNQLS
- a CDS encoding cob(I)yrinic acid a,c-diamide adenosyltransferase; translation: MLDHGYIQIYTGDGKGKTTASLGLALRALGHGWKVLIIQFTKGQQDDNYYGEIASSKLIPNLKVIQFGMDRVVYSHNICIDDYKEARTGWQYAKEAINSGEYQLVIMDELNICIDMGLIKVSEVKETLLKRPENIEIVITGRRAHPEIVAMAHLVTEMKPIKHYFDMGVMARQGIEY
- a CDS encoding alpha-amylase family glycosyl hydrolase; the protein is MFVSQVGHVSSPKALNKQTVAFKGHNLVSNNEGEKVYHFYLPKVNFDKASLVYKTCYLDDNGNIDESIDLPEISNDIPKDKGSYSLDIDSLDLTDNQVLVYRFVIDGKDYNDTAPYIHFNNVKYNITEHHSKSVITKPQTMYHLMPAYFKPAINGNGATQDKKRAINILDDEHSADDRDLVTTHFTRFDGKLGNITENLDYLKEMGFHKILSTPFFGQDNLSAHKYWTTNPFQITSEFGTMEDYQKLQQALLARSMGILADGAFVNEGLEGMHFRDVLLHGEKSPFFYWFDIDATFPQNPIQLGVLPVSEKAYQNYDIRIVNSPYIWDVTRDGQKGVDFGKKNEKYTSSKPTYIQIYDKRLVTQEQLNSPDLIKKYAVKSLNDKEEINSWMDSVQLYSFPVKPDRIQAKVKSAKQDSSIPVKEYLRDWDYFRLATADKSSGIRLWNGNKDTLKLRLTLPESKLQKIYDEANTVEEAERKIEAIRKANQEVRNYITSIGAYWTKKTADILLEHIALALPGTVSSKVYKNKIDSLAGTYLPEAARNISEQEISKIVDGECVPVELSPVPETIEETLKSSPLEAIEVNDDITSIFASSNFKQLADRHLYSKSKSMEFTAYRIFQMMDDANINAGLYLQDRDLGPVNLKLVRLIADELVRFLTIKALDPNFPAEKIFSYDEESMKMLKKITLGSIGVNGVTQNEKAAQLVSIMKKNINRLSTQDSNFLVNHFAYRLAHINSNKLKVAEYILDKTESGLGWRIDAAKDVAEMDAMLEEEAGTRETWEEAIKIWKDFNDEVSLYNPHAYRIGEVTDSDIAAHNVNERFANQGDLENKFISQTGFTTQTNYSFLFSGLQAYLSGHSELGSAKHDKTAASIIVEKLLKGWDTTPGFLYSGSKNNVAYSHVGVDNHDKPRIADGFSINTKLGYDHSIDEEVLKELEEAFLSHSRYYKRYIAQMKEQPANQDRINQLKEGLFQEIEPLALAKEAAMLESLNAAIQSKNNKNELLEAFTKALDTLASKNNRSGHKFGARPFDFIYDEASKLVPGGLETEFKSLKPAVHQAYTQNAAQRGTELMRLMVALPGTPTVFAGDELLETGGEDKSKNNHLQNRGRAAWERLDNNQYKHVQNYKNTISKILNLRNQKDLSCLVNGDTVVLKEQSADNIIGLYRYNSENDAIILMHNKGFDNSRRKSKAASAQIGKIDLQEAASVLHEFGGREYTQGLPGKLENGSEFVDVSTFDKDGNALYKKYCINAAGALVGVDADGNHTDITLDNAVTILKRVK